The following coding sequences lie in one Apium graveolens cultivar Ventura chromosome 3, ASM990537v1, whole genome shotgun sequence genomic window:
- the LOC141713065 gene encoding ALA-interacting subunit 3-like translates to MNSDAPSSSSGPAGSADSTAPRRNSKRPKYSKFTQQELPACKPILTPGWVIASFLLVSVIFIPIGVVSLLASKDVVEIIDRYDYECIPQESRNDKVKYIQNSTDNDCTRRLTVKKDMDHPIYVYYQLDNFYQNHRRYVKSRSDQQLKDKKDKNEISSCKPEDDANGKPIVPCGLIAWSMFNDTYSFSRSNQSLKINKKGISWKSDREHKFGKDVFPENFQNGSYIGGAKLDSSIPLSKQEDLIVWMRTAALPTFRKLYGKIEVDLKKGEVIDVLLKNNYNTYSFNGKKKLVLSTTSWLGGKNNFIGIAYLTVGGLCFLLVMAFSVIYVVKPRRLGDPSYLSWNMNPGGRLTS, encoded by the exons ATGAACTCGGACGCTCCTTCTTCGAGCTCCGGACCCGCTGGATCGGCCGATTCCACTGCGCCTCGTCGCAATTCTAAGCGCCCTAAGT ATTCAAAGTTTACTCAGCAGGAGCTTCCAGCTTGCAAGCCGATTCTAACACCTGGATGG GTGATCGCATCGTTCCTGCTTGTTAGCGTTATTTTTATCCCCATTGGAGTAGTTTCGCTGCTTGCATCTAAAGAT GTTGTAGAAATCATTGACCGCTATGATTATGAATGCATTCCGCAAGAATCAAGAAACGACAAAGTTAAATATATTCAAAACTCTACAGATAACGATTGCACAAGGAGATTGACG GTGAAAAAGGACATGGATCATCCTATCTATGTGTATTATCAGCTTGACAATTTTTATCAGAATCATCGCAG ATATGTGAAGAGCCGGAGCGATCAGCAGTTGAAAGATAAAAAAGATAAAAACGAGATTAGTTCTTGTAAACCCGAGGATGATGCTAATGGGAAGCCAATTGTTCCTTGCGGTCTTATAGCATGGAGTATGTTCAATGATACATATAGCTTCTCCCGCAGTAACCAGTCACTGAAAATAAACAAGAAGGGGATCTCGTGGAAGAGTGATAGGGAACACAAGTTTGGGAAAGATGTATTCCCTGAGAATTTTCAGAATGGAAGCTATATCGGCGGTGCGAAACTTGATTCCTCAATCCCG CTGAGTAAACAAGAAGACCTCATTGTCTGGATGAGAACTGCCGCTCTTCCAACTTTTAGGAAACTTTACGGAAAGATAGAGGTGGATCTTAAGAAAGGTGAAGTTATTGATGTGCTACTGAAGAACAATTACAACACCTATAGCTTCAATGGTAAAAAGAAGCTGGTGTTGTCGACCACTAGCTGGCTTGGTGGAAAGAATAATTTTATTGGCATTGCATATCTCACTGTTGGCGGATTGTGCTTTTTACTGGTGATGGCATTTTCCGTTATATATGTAGTTAAGCCAAG GCGCCTCGGAGATCCTTCCTATCTGTCATGGAACATGAATCCAGGCGGTCGTTTAACAAGCTAA